A genomic region of Coffea eugenioides isolate CCC68of unplaced genomic scaffold, Ceug_1.0 ScVebR1_2320;HRSCAF=3326, whole genome shotgun sequence contains the following coding sequences:
- the LOC113756430 gene encoding uncharacterized protein LOC113756430 yields the protein MPKIFHLVDKNDRVKPVVSRDALCKLNVDQATFSMEDRLRSLGILNDRDGLTSSSMSDSGILKDINLAVSTPPRKMKANVVSLGASEAYDLLKVLVAAWQSRSCFGRYVLPWIHCILLSHIKYVVSQEPKTQLLESLYKLCKSKETAMPSLLQLSGRLQLVMAQIDKATKSNEPTLIHDEELDESEDDDVDEVLYGVDEDSQIDSDSDE from the exons ATGCCTAAGATATTTCACCTGGTTGATAAGAATGACAGAGTTAAGCCTGTGGTGAGTAGAG ATGCTTTGTGTAAATTGAATGTTGACCAAGCTACATTCTCCATGGAGGATCGACTGAGATCCTTAGGGATCCTTAACGATAGAGATGGCCTCACATCTAGCTCCATGAGTGATTCTGGCATCTTAAAGGATATAAATCTTGCAGTGAGCACACCACCAAGGAAG ATGAAAGCAAACGTTGTATCTCTTGGAGCTAGTGAAGCGTACGACTTGCTCAAAGTCTTGGTGGCTGCGTGGCAATCCCG ATCATGCTTTGGAAGATACGTGCTTCCATGGATACACTGTATATTGTTGAGTCACATTAAGTACGTGGTATCTCAGGAGCCAAAGACTCAACTTCTTGAGTCTTTGTACAAG cTGTGCAAATCCAAAGAAACAGCTATGCCGTCATTATTGCAATTATCTGGCCGTTTGCAACTTGTGATGGCACAG ATTGACAAGGCTACCAAAAGCAATGAACCTACTTTAATACATGATGAGGAATTGGATGAAAGTGAAGATGACGATGTAGATGAAGTTCTTTATGGTGTAGATGAAGATTCCCAAATAGATAGTGATAGCGATGAATAA
- the LOC113756432 gene encoding extensin-1-like isoform X2 produces MVPELEKPRVTEIQVRMDCNGCVQKIKKALLGISGVYELYIDFPQQKITIIGCADPEKIVKAIKKTRKTAIICSHTEPPDPQAQPSDPDNQGEAPPQESANPPQQESATPPPSEGPPTEEASPAEAPKDPPPPAESPKPDAAEAPASKPVQSSGPKDVEEVHVIYHHPPDFGYRYGYNPSMSSPNMGQGYISGYWHSYPTGPVFRPEPPAPALAPAPAPAPAPAPPPTYVTHSYNTHRASPYVTGYEYIRPPPQYTHSTRPESYQQPQYSVHYSRPAESYPLPPQYTHYSRPERYREDYHYGNNGNGNITSVFSDENPNACRIA; encoded by the exons ATGGTTCCAGAATTGGAG AAACCTCGAGTCACTGAGATACAGGTCCGGATGGACTGCAATGGATGCGTACAGAAGATCAAGAAAGCTCTTCTTGGTATCAGTG GTGTATATGAGCTCTACATTGACTTCCCTCAGCAAAAGATAACTATAATTGGGTGTGCTGATCCTGAGAAAATAGTCAAAGCCATAAAAAAGACAAGAAAGACTGCCATCATTTGTTCCCACACAGAACCACCTGATCCACAAGCTCAGCCATCAGACCCAGATAACCAAGGAGAGGCACCGCCCCAGGAGTCCGCCAACCCTCCTCAACAAGAGTCTGCTACCCCTCCTCCATCAGAAGGCCCACCAACTGAAGAGGCATCACCAGCAGAGGCACCAAAAGATCCACCGCCACCAGCAGAAAGTCCAAAACCAGATGCTGCAGAGGCTCCAGCGAGCAAGCCAGTTCAATCCTCAGGACCAAAAGATGTTGAAGAGGTTCATGTAATTTACCACCATCCACCAGACTTTGGCTATAGATACGGGTACAATCCCAGCATGAGTAGTCCAAATATGGGGCAAGGATACATTAGTGGGTACTGGCATTCTTATCCCACCGGTCCAGTATTTAGGCCCGAGCCACCGGCACCGGCACTGGCACCTGCACCTGCACCTGCACCTGCACCCGCACCCCCACCCACTTACGTAACTCATAGCTACAACACACACAGGGCATCACCTTACGTCACTGGATACGAGTATATAAGGCCTCCACCACAATATACACATTCTACAAGGCCAGAGAGCTATCAGCAACCACAGTACAGTGTGCACTATAGCAGGCCGGCTGAGAGCTATCCACTGCCACCACAGTACACACATTATAGCAGGCCAGAGCGCTACAGGGAGGACTATCATTACGGTAACAATGGAAATGGAAATATTACTTCAGTTTTCAGTGATGAAAATCCAAATGCGTGTAGAATAGCCTAG
- the LOC113756432 gene encoding extensin-1-like isoform X1 — protein MQTCELYSGLMFSGTDSRHLNTFFLLALFLFFGEMQKPRVTEIQVRMDCNGCVQKIKKALLGISGVYELYIDFPQQKITIIGCADPEKIVKAIKKTRKTAIICSHTEPPDPQAQPSDPDNQGEAPPQESANPPQQESATPPPSEGPPTEEASPAEAPKDPPPPAESPKPDAAEAPASKPVQSSGPKDVEEVHVIYHHPPDFGYRYGYNPSMSSPNMGQGYISGYWHSYPTGPVFRPEPPAPALAPAPAPAPAPAPPPTYVTHSYNTHRASPYVTGYEYIRPPPQYTHSTRPESYQQPQYSVHYSRPAESYPLPPQYTHYSRPERYREDYHYGNNGNGNITSVFSDENPNACRIA, from the exons ATGCAAACATGCGAATTATATTCTGGTTTAATGTTCAGCGGTACAGATTCTAGGCATCTCAATACTTTCTTCTTACTAGCTCTCTTCTTGTTTTTTGGCGAAATGCAGAAACCTCGAGTCACTGAGATACAGGTCCGGATGGACTGCAATGGATGCGTACAGAAGATCAAGAAAGCTCTTCTTGGTATCAGTG GTGTATATGAGCTCTACATTGACTTCCCTCAGCAAAAGATAACTATAATTGGGTGTGCTGATCCTGAGAAAATAGTCAAAGCCATAAAAAAGACAAGAAAGACTGCCATCATTTGTTCCCACACAGAACCACCTGATCCACAAGCTCAGCCATCAGACCCAGATAACCAAGGAGAGGCACCGCCCCAGGAGTCCGCCAACCCTCCTCAACAAGAGTCTGCTACCCCTCCTCCATCAGAAGGCCCACCAACTGAAGAGGCATCACCAGCAGAGGCACCAAAAGATCCACCGCCACCAGCAGAAAGTCCAAAACCAGATGCTGCAGAGGCTCCAGCGAGCAAGCCAGTTCAATCCTCAGGACCAAAAGATGTTGAAGAGGTTCATGTAATTTACCACCATCCACCAGACTTTGGCTATAGATACGGGTACAATCCCAGCATGAGTAGTCCAAATATGGGGCAAGGATACATTAGTGGGTACTGGCATTCTTATCCCACCGGTCCAGTATTTAGGCCCGAGCCACCGGCACCGGCACTGGCACCTGCACCTGCACCTGCACCTGCACCCGCACCCCCACCCACTTACGTAACTCATAGCTACAACACACACAGGGCATCACCTTACGTCACTGGATACGAGTATATAAGGCCTCCACCACAATATACACATTCTACAAGGCCAGAGAGCTATCAGCAACCACAGTACAGTGTGCACTATAGCAGGCCGGCTGAGAGCTATCCACTGCCACCACAGTACACACATTATAGCAGGCCAGAGCGCTACAGGGAGGACTATCATTACGGTAACAATGGAAATGGAAATATTACTTCAGTTTTCAGTGATGAAAATCCAAATGCGTGTAGAATAGCCTAG